GATACGAAGATAACAATAAAATTATTTCTCATTGAGAACCAAAAAATCGGGTCTTTGAATATTTTTATATAGTTTGCCAACCCTGTCCATATAGCCAGGTTTTTATAAATATTATAATCCGTAAAACTCAAGCCAAAAGATGATATTATCGGAAATGCGATTATTGCCAGATAAACAGCCAATGCCGGAAAAACAAAGATCATATATATTGATACCCTTTTGAATTTTCCCATTTTTT
Above is a window of Candidatus Zixiibacteriota bacterium DNA encoding:
- a CDS encoding sugar ABC transporter permease — its product is MGKFKRVSIYMIFVFPALAVYLAIIAFPIISSFGLSFTDYNIYKNLAIWTGLANYIKIFKDPIFWFSMRNNFIVIFVSVFGQIPLGFGLAYLIYRKLVKRSGFFQAMVFLPTVISTIIIGILW